GAATCTTTGGGCAAAGATTTTAAATGCGTAATTAGGCTTTTATTTTCTTTTGTAAAGTTTTTAAGTAGGCTTTGCGTGGTTGCACTAAGTGTTTCTAAGGTGGCAATAATCTTGCTTAAATTAGATTCAAAGCTAAATTCTAAGGCTTCTTTGAAGCTTGTATCAAAATATACTAAAAAGCGCGTGTTTTGCTTGCCTAGATAGGCTGCGTTTGTGCGTTCTAAGTTATTGTTTGTGATAGTGTTTTTAAGCGCGTGTAAATTAGCATTTGGAGAAAATGCGCTAAAGGTGTGCGTTAGGATTAGCCCATTTTTTGCCACGCTAATGTGTAAGGGCTGTAAGCTGGATTCTACAAATTCGCAGATTCCATTCTCTGGCCTTTGTTGTGTTTTTTGCAAGGGTAAAAGATACACGCCTTGATACTCGTTTAAGAATTTACTTAAAAGCACCAAATATGGCTCAAAGGGCAAAATCACATTCACAAACACGCTAGGAAAAAACTCGGAAAAAACGCTTTTTGGATTAAGGGTTATTAAGGGTTTCTCTAGCGTGGCTAGGGCTTGTAAGTCCTGCTCTTGTGCTTTGAAAATGAGTTTTGTATTTTCTAAAGAAAAGGGCATAAAGATAAAATCATCTCTAAGTGTTACATTAAGGGCTTTGCGGTTTTCATCAAGCAAGATAACGGCATATTTACCAAAAAGAGTTTTTAAGAAAATTTGCTCCCCATTTTTTAGCAATTTCGCATTTTTTTCTAAGGCTTGCTTTAAGTCTGTAGAGCTGCTTAAATCATACTTTGTGGTATTTTCTAAAAGCGTGATTTTTTCTTGTTTGTAATAGATAAAATCCCTCCATAAATTACAAAAATCTTTAGAATCTTTGCTTGTGAGATTGTGGAGTTCTAAAGGAGTTAAAAAGTGGCTTTTAAAGTTGAAATCCTTTTTTAAAATTCCTTGCGTGCTAAAAGATTCCATTAACACAAGCCCTTTAAACGCCCATTGTAAGGACAAAGGAATATATTCTTCTAAAGTTTTGCTAAAGTCTAAAATCTCTTCTTGTGTGCCTTGTGCTTCAAGGCTAAAGGTAAAGGGTGCTCCTTGCACGCATTGCCCTTTTAATCCCTTATTTTCAAGGGCTGCATACAGAGAATTGATAAAAAAATCCTTTACAAGATTTGTATTTTTAAAATTTGCGATATTTTCAAAAACAAAGCTTGCAATCATTCATAGCCCCTATAAGAAAAGCGTGCAATCTCTTGCAAATCTCTGTTATCTATCTTTTGTGCCTTTACGCCAAGTGCTTCTAGGTGCTTGATTACTTGAGCTTCCATTAGTTTCGCACCTTGTAAAACTTCTTGCGTTAAATCAAAAGTTGTATTTTCACCAATGATAAAGGGCTTGATTCCTAGAATTTTTGTTGGTGGTAAATCGCCTAGCATTTCAATCATTTGTAAAGTTTGTAGCATTTCCACTTCGTGCGCACTTCCTGCCCAAGTAATGGCATTTGGAATAGCATTGAAGTCAAAAAAATATACATCGCCAACTTTGGCATCGTTTGCATCAATGGAATCTATAATAAGCACAGAATCGTATTCTGATATTAGAGGAATTAGGTGCTGTGCCATTGTTCCACCATCAATAATATCCACAGAATGTTCCCCACTAAACTTATAGTTAAGCTTTAAAAGATTGGATAAATGCACGCCTATTCCTTCATCGCCAAAGAGAATATTGCCTATGCCTAAGATTAGTATTTTCAAGGAATCCCTTATTAAAAAATTAAGGGATTCTAGCAAAAAATTAATAAAAAATTGAAGGGCTAAATACTTTTATGTGTTTGTATTACCATCCAAAATCAGCACCGCCTTTGCCTTCTTCTATTTTATAGTTTGCTTCTACTCCGACATTTTGGCGACCACTTGAATTTTGAATGGGTCTGCAAATATCACCAGTTTTTACGCTTCCGCTTGTTATTTTTGCGTAGCTTTGTTTGGGGTTAGTTCTTACGATGGTAATATCACCAGTTTTTGTTTCTATTGCGCCAGCACTTTCTTTTGTGTAGCTGTTTTTTACTTTTTGTCCGAGACTAAAGCATTCCAAGCTTAGACCTTCTGACATTTTTTGTGAAAACACTGCTTCATTACCAGCCATTGCAGCAATTTTTGGAGGATAAATTGCAAAGATAATATCATTTGTAATTTGGTCTGCAATATCTTGCATTGCGGCATTTGTCCTGCTTATGGAGCCATCTTTTAAATTTACTTTTAAAGCCAAAGTATTTGCAAATTTAACTTGTTTTGTTGCAAACATTAAAACTTGATATTCTACAAGTACTTCGCTTCTTATTTTTTCTTTTCCTGTTATTGTATCAATTCGCTTTTGACTTGCCGCATCCTTTACGCTGAATAATAGAATATAATCTGTTCCAAGAACATTTTTTAATTTTAAAATTTCATCACTAGCAGCATCCCCGCTTGATACAACAGCTTTCTCCATTTCGTAATAACCGCTATTTTGGCGATCAAGCACATTAAAGCTTCTAGAGTTTAGAATGTTTGCTGTGATTTTTTGTTGTAAATCATCCCCAATTGCTTTAAAGTTTGGGCTATTGCTAAAAATTGTTATACTTCGGCGATTCTTCGGATCTAAGCCGGGCACTTTATAGCTCTTTGTAGTTTTGGTGTCAATGAGTTTGACAACAATTTCATAGCGGTCGCCAATTTGATTTTCACTAACAATTTCGTAGCTTGAAAATTTCCCATTTGTGGCTACATTAATATCTTCTTCAAGGCTTTTATGAACGCTGCTAGCTCCATTAACGCTTTGGACGGTGGAGCTAGTGTTTTGGGAGCCACTTATTTTTCCGCCCCATTTACTCATTGCATTGAAGATTGCTTGTTGTAATGCTGATTGATGTGTTGTTGCTACGCCCTTTCCGGTCGCCGTTCTAGTGGTAGTTTTTGTGACAACTTGTGCATTGACAAAACTACAAGTGGTTAGAGTGATTAGAAATACTAATAAAAGCTTTTTCATTGAATACATACCCCTTTCTTAGTTAAAAATCGTCGACTTCAAGATTGGATGATTTTTTTATGCCACCTTGTAATTTGGTATTGTTTTTTGGTGTAGTTTCTGACTTAATTGATGCAGGTGGCTCACTGAATCTTTTAGTATTGCTATCAATACTATCTTGTGAATAGTATCTTATTACACCAACAATTCTTCTGTTTCCATCATCTACTTCCCAAATCCTAGAATCTTCAAGCCCTTTTAAGCTCATAGCCGTGTAGTTTTTGAAGTTTTCCGCCATTATTTTGGTGAGTTCAGTTGTTCTTTCGGTTGATTTTTTTGTGGTTTGGAAGTCATCGCTTGGATTTTTTGATATCTCTATCGCATTTTGGATAATTTTTTCTTGCAAGGTTGAATCTTTACTAAAAGCTGTCATATCTGATTTTAAAAAACTAGAAATGAGAATATCTGCTCTATTTCTTGCTCTAGTTTCAGAGGCAATTGCTAAATCGGTATTTAGTCCTTCTTGTTTCACAAAACTATCAAAGCCAAATGCCATAATGCTCTAGGTGTGCATTCTTCGTTATAAAAATATTTAATACCGAATTTAGATAGCAGCTCATTATTATCAAAAGAGTCCGATATGTCGTCCGGATTTTTACATTGTGCTGTATTGGCAGTCTTTTTGGATTGATAGCCTTGTTTTAAATCTCTAGCAAGCTGTTGAGATCTCTCTGTGGTGTAGGCAAGAACTCCAATTTGAATTTCTCCTTCTTTGCTATCTGTTAGTATGATATTTTCATAAGGAATTAAACCAGCAATGCTGTCTCCAGCCTGTTTAATAACATCTTGCGAAAGAGATTTTTTAAAGACAGTATCCTTTTCTTTGGCGGATAGTGTTTTGGTGTCCACTCCTGCTGCTTTTTTAGCATCATTGGCTAAATTTCCTGTGACATTTTCAGCTCCTAAATAGGTTTTAGCTGCAGCATCAACGAGATTTGCTGCTGTATCAATTAATCCAGCATAAAATGCTTCAGTGTTTGCTTCTTCTTGGAGTTCATCCATTTTGGCTTGCGCTTTGCTTAATAGTTCTTTGTCTTGTTTGTTTGCTGGCACTGTTTTTTGATAAAAACTCAATGCTTCTTGCGCTGCCATACTGCCAGATTTTGACAAAATAACATTTGCTTTTAGGCGTAATAATGCTTCCGAATAAGCATTGGCTAAATAGTCGTAATATTGCGGATCATCAGGTTTTGCATCAATGCTTGCTTTAGCGGTATATACTTCACCAACGATACCTTGTTTCTTTAATTTCTTTTTAAGATCTCTTTTAGAGCGAGTAAGCACTGTGGACATATCTTGCTGTTTGGGCTTTGTAACACTTTGCTCTGTTTTTGGGGCATCTATGATTTCTTCTTGCTTTGCACCTTCATTTTCGGCATACAATAATGACGCTGCGAGAATTGATGAAATGAAAATTTTTTTCATTCTTTTTTCCTTTGTTTGTTTTTTTGTGTTTTTAATTATTAGGGAGTTTAATGTTTTTGTTTTAGGCTTTTTAGCCTAAAACTTTATTTTTTGTTGTCTTTGCTGATTCTTTCGCGACCACTCCATACTTTCATGCCATTTGTAGCATCGACTAGTGTCATCATATAGGTATAATCTATATGTGTTTTCCCATTTTCTAGCTTTGTGTTGCGTGATAGAATGCGTCCTTGTAGAATGTAATCGCGTCCCTTGATTGTTCCGCTTTTTGCGATTGTTCTTTGATCAAATTCAGCATTATCGCGTAAATCTTCGCGCTCACTTGCAAGATCAATAGCATCTTGTCCTTCTGCTCCAGTTACTACAAAAAATCCACGATTAAGAACGGCTTCTTCAATGTAGCTAGTTAGTTCTCTTGTGTCAAGACGAATTGTTGTGTCATTTTTCACGCCATCAATTTTGATGGAATAACGGTTTTTAGGATTTAGAGATTTTATAAAAGGTGCGCTGTAAAGTTTGTCGAGCATTTTTTCTGCTGTGTTTTCAATATCAACAGCATCAATGCCTAAACTAAGACTTTGCCCTTTGCTAGGACTGCCTGTAACACCGCTTGAGTAATTGACGCCCCCGCTGCCTGTTGCGCAACCTGTTAAAACAATAGCTCCTGCTACACTAAGAGATAAGAAAAGTTTTTTCATTTTAATTTCCTTTAAGATAAATTTTTACACTCTTTGCTTTTTTGTGATTTGCTGAGTGTTTGATCTTGATAACATATCCATCATTTAATTGAATCATTTTGAAGTCATCTTGAATGTTGTTTAGACTAAAATCATCTTTATCTAGCCATTCCAACTTATACAAGAGTTGTTTTGTAGAAGTTGGAGAGATTTCTAAAAAAAATTCAATCAACCCACTAGTTGGGTTCTCTCTGATGGAAAATGCACTAATTTGACTGGTATCAAAATCTGTTGCATAAACATAATTCTGATATTTTTTCTTAAGAATAGCCTGCTGTGCTGATTGAGCACAGCCAAAAAACACAAGTGTTCCAAAAATTGGAAGAAGTATTCTTACAACAAAACGACTCAACATTGCCGTAATTATCTTTGTGTTGTGATTGTAATGGCTGGTTGATTTTGGTTAAGTGAGCGAACAATTACTAAGGCATTTTTGCCGCTATCCACTTCTTCTTTTGCGATGATTTTTCCATTTGCATCTTTTAATTCAACCAAGCCATTATTATCCATCATAACAGCATAGGCTTTTTTGGGAAGAGTGTCCCAGCTTCGCGTATCAATGGCAACTTCATCTGCCCCTAATGCGCTACTTGCTTTTCCAAACAATGTTCCGCCCAATCCCCCGCCTAAGCTAGAAGCTTTTTCGGCTGCTTGTCCTGTTAAGACGGATTTTAGGGCCGAACTAACAATATTTGTTACAATAATACTATGTTTATTATTGTTGAACTCTGCAGAGATTACACTATCAAAATTGCTAACCATTTCTAATTTCTGATCATTAACGCTAACATTTTCATAGCTTGACTGATTGTATTTAAGAACTGGAAAACCAATGGTAGGTTGTGTTGCAACTCCATTGATTGAAAAAGGAATCGCAACACCCATAGATTCCTTTGTTGCTCCGCGTCCATCCTCATAAACTACGAAAATCTTTTTGCTGCCTCTCATTCCTGTTTCAAAATATTGAAGTTGTTTTTTGAATTCTTTTGATTTTGGATAAGTTCTAACAAGTTCTTTTAGGTAATCTCTAGCGCGATTGTAATCGTTTGTTAGAAACCTGTTCATGGCTAACATATAAGTGGTATATGGATTTACAAAATCCTTATTTGCCTGATATTCAATGGCATTTGGATCTTGATTGTCATCATATGCTTGATTGACTTGTTCTAGCGCTCCATTTACTTGGGATTCTATGCCTGGAATTCTCTCCTTTGCTTTTTCTAGCAATCCTTTTGAAGTTTCAATTTGTTTTTTAAAGACATCTCTCGCTTTGTCTTGAAGTAAGCTAGCTTGGTTAAAGCTTACTCTAGCTTCTTCATCGTTGCCTAAATCTAA
The Helicobacter winghamensis ATCC BAA-430 DNA segment above includes these coding regions:
- a CDS encoding HyaD/HybD family hydrogenase maturation endopeptidase, with protein sequence MKILILGIGNILFGDEGIGVHLSNLLKLNYKFSGEHSVDIIDGGTMAQHLIPLISEYDSVLIIDSIDANDAKVGDVYFFDFNAIPNAITWAGSAHEVEMLQTLQMIEMLGDLPPTKILGIKPFIIGENTTFDLTQEVLQGAKLMEAQVIKHLEALGVKAQKIDNRDLQEIARFSYRGYE
- a CDS encoding DUF6844 domain-containing protein gives rise to the protein MKKIFISSILAASLLYAENEGAKQEEIIDAPKTEQSVTKPKQQDMSTVLTRSKRDLKKKLKKQGIVGEVYTAKASIDAKPDDPQYYDYLANAYSEALLRLKANVILSKSGSMAAQEALSFYQKTVPANKQDKELLSKAQAKMDELQEEANTEAFYAGLIDTAANLVDAAAKTYLGAENVTGNLANDAKKAAGVDTKTLSAKEKDTVFKKSLSQDVIKQAGDSIAGLIPYENIILTDSKEGEIQIGVLAYTTERSQQLARDLKQGYQSKKTANTAQCKNPDDISDSFDNNELLSKFGIKYFYNEECTPRALWHLALIVL
- the lpoB gene encoding penicillin-binding protein activator LpoB, translating into MKKLFLSLSVAGAIVLTGCATGSGGVNYSSGVTGSPSKGQSLSLGIDAVDIENTAEKMLDKLYSAPFIKSLNPKNRYSIKIDGVKNDTTIRLDTRELTSYIEEAVLNRGFFVVTGAEGQDAIDLASEREDLRDNAEFDQRTIAKSGTIKGRDYILQGRILSRNTKLENGKTHIDYTYMMTLVDATNGMKVWSGRERISKDNKK
- a CDS encoding YcfL family protein yields the protein MLSRFVVRILLPIFGTLVFFGCAQSAQQAILKKKYQNYVYATDFDTSQISAFSIRENPTSGLIEFFLEISPTSTKQLLYKLEWLDKDDFSLNNIQDDFKMIQLNDGYVIKIKHSANHKKAKSVKIYLKGN
- a CDS encoding tetratricopeptide repeat protein — encoded protein: MISKTSLLKKKIALSLVCTSTLATSVFLIGCGGSQPQHSKDLGVNAKYCDNSYFDDFKKKIENDDDTIFNGINAGTTARFCKKYELSNEFLNAAKNKYEELSSRSVASIVADKMKQLVGGQSFSNYEGSLYEAIMIDTMIGQNYLDLGNDEEARVSFNQASLLQDKARDVFKKQIETSKGLLEKAKERIPGIESQVNGALEQVNQAYDDNQDPNAIEYQANKDFVNPYTTYMLAMNRFLTNDYNRARDYLKELVRTYPKSKEFKKQLQYFETGMRGSKKIFVVYEDGRGATKESMGVAIPFSINGVATQPTIGFPVLKYNQSSYENVSVNDQKLEMVSNFDSVISAEFNNNKHSIIVTNIVSSALKSVLTGQAAEKASSLGGGLGGTLFGKASSALGADEVAIDTRSWDTLPKKAYAVMMDNNGLVELKDANGKIIAKEEVDSGKNALVIVRSLNQNQPAITITTQR